GCCCCGGCGTGTCTATCAGGTTCATTTTATGTTTTTGCCAGCTCAAGGCGACTGGCGTGGCTTCAATACTGTGTTGATATTGAATAGATTGAGCATCAAAATCAGTGACGGTGTCACCATCTTTAATATGACCTAAATGCGTGGTGGCCTGTGAATCGTACAACAGCCGTTCAATGAGGCTTGTCTTCCCAGCCCCAGTTTGACCAACAAAAACAATGTTTCGAATGTAGTTAAAAGGCATAGCAACCCCCTGTCGCAAAAAAAGAATTTACACAACACGGTGTAAAGGGTTCGACGATTAGCCGCGCCTCATGACCTATAAAACAGTTCAGGCAATGGGTGTGTCGCGTTGCTCCAAATCACGGCAAAGCGTCTCTAGCAATTACGGAATAGATAGACTCATATAGTTGGCGGTCAAAGGACCGCCTGACCGTCTTCCAGGTCATTTTACGAATGGGGATGGACTGACGCGTAGGATGTCGCAAAAAGAGCCCTCTTCGTGGGAATCTCTGCTTATCCTGCGCCTAACCTGTAGGGTTTACTGTGATTATGTTCTCGCCTTAAAACAAAAGGCTGGCAAGGTGAACTAACCTTGATCCAGCCCAATTTTTGCGCGCTTGTAGCCTCGCGTTAGCTCACCAGTGCAATCAAATAATGGCTATCAACCACGCCATGAATGTGTAGGTTCTCTTTTTCAGAAAAGATGACCGCCTCTTTTTCGGCAACGCGGATTTTACCATTTACCCAAAGTTCGCCTTCGGTCACCAACAGTAACTGCCCTTCAAACACATTGTGACGGTTGATCCCCCCTGCTGGGACTTCAGCAAAGCAATAATCTGCGGCGTCGAACGCGTTGAAGGCGTTTTCGTCACGAATAAGATGCGGAAAGGTCGTGGTAAATGGCTGACACGCTTTGAACTCAAGATGATCTTCATCATTATCACGGCTGTGTAGCCAAAACTCTGCATCAAACTCAACCAGCGATTGCATCTGAGTCAAGGCTTCAAGACACATGCCACGCAACGGCATAAAGATTTGATTGCTATCAATACGCAACGCTTGACCAGGCCCGACATGGCAGAGGTTTAATAGGTAGACGTTTAAGATACCGGCATCCAGCGGACGACCTTGCATGTCATACTCTTCCACCACCTTGTGGAGCCAATAGTCAGGATGGTCTTCACTGATGCGCCCTTCACGGTAGGCAGGCATACTCTCAGCAAGAATCGGATCTATCCAATTGTAAAGATCCGCAATACTCGCTTTCATGATATGGGCGTAAACGCCCTCAACGCCAAATAGGTAGAGCACATCGGCAAGGGGCTTGAGTGAATCATGCTCACGGAACAGTACCTCGACTTCCAATGCGGGTCGGAAACCATAAAGGATGTGGGTCATATTAAGCCCAACGACCCAGCTATAGGCGATGCTCTTGTGGTCAAGGCACTCAAAAAAGAAACTCCCTTGCGGGCCGCCGATATCATTCACACGCAATGTTTGCGTACTAAATCGCGAATCAAACACTTCCAGAGGCTGGGTCAGGGCCTCCTCAGACTCTTCTAATTGTTTTGCCTTACGTCCGCTGTAAGCTTTGATACGCAAGCCAGTCAAGTCGATCAAATCAGATCCATAGCTGTTCGCTGCCAAACTACGCATATGGCTAGTTCCTTGCTCTGAGTAGGTGTAGGTACAGTCGCGTATTCTTATTGTGAATACGCCTTTATTTTCATTATGAGTACAGAATTAACGCGACTTTCGCTTTTCGACAAGTAGATATAGCCCTGAATGAGTGACAACGAGACAAGCATCACGCCTAAAGACAAAAGCCTGCGACACGTCACGCGGCTTTAATTGACTCTATTAATCTTACGATTGCGGACTATCTTCAGTGAGTGTGCACTATAAAGCGGCGACACAGTGAGAGCGCTCACATTTTCAGCTTATTAAAAACAGACACGCCATTGAACTTATACTCCATTGGAATGGACTCATCGTTTTCTGCGCCAAACTTTTTTACCACATAGCTATTTATTGCTAGACAGTCTAAATTTCATTTTGATAGCATTGAACCTTCAATTCGAAAGATAAAAGAAAGATGACAAAGAGAAACACGCAGCAACGCCGCCACAACATCGTCGCCTATGTCAATGAAAAGCAAGAAGTCAGTGTCGATGGACTCGCTAAACACTTTGCTACCAGCGAAGTTACGATTCGTAAAGATCTCGCCGAACTTGAAAAAAGTGGTCTTCTACTGCGACGCTTTGGCGGCGCTGTCGCGATGCCGCAAGAACTCATCAATCATGAAAATTGCGAACAAGTTTCAAAACGAAAGTTGTCGATTGCAAAATGCGCAGCCAGTCTCATTCGCGACCACAATCGCATCATCATCGACAGTGGCAGCACCACAGCAAGCCTCATCTATCAGCTAGAAGAGAAGCATGGCCTCGTTGTCATGACAAATTCTCTCAATGTCGCTAACGCCCTGAATGAAGTGGAAAATGACATCACATTATTGATGACAGGCGGCACATGGGACCCACACTCAGAAGCATTTCAAGGGCAAGTCGCGGAATCCGTTTTGCGCTCTTACGACTTCGACCAACTCTTTATTGGCGCAGATGGCATCGATCTTGAAAGAGGGACTACAACCTTCAACGAGCTAATTGGTTTAAGTCGGGTAATGGCAGAAGTCTCTCGCCAAGTCATTGTCATGGTGGAGTCCGAAAAGATAGGCCGTCGCATTCCCAATCTCGAATTAGCCTTTGAACACATTCACACTTTAGTGACTGACAACGAGCTCACTAAGGAATACAAAACAAAACTAGAAAAGATGGGCGTGAAAGTCATTTGCGCACCAGACACTCAGGATTAGGAGATACAACTATGTGTGGAATCGTCGGCGCAGTCGCGCAACGTGACGTTGCGGAAATACTGTTAGAAGGGTTACGCCGCTTGGAGTATCGCGGTTACGATTCGGCAGGCATTGCCGTCACTACCCCAGAAGGGGAACTTAAGCGTCTTCGTCGCTTAGGTAAAGTACAAGAGCTGACCGATGCGGTTCACAGCCAACCAATGGCGGGGGGCACAGGAATCGCACATACGCGTTGGGCGACACATGGCGAACCTTCTGAAGCCAATGCACACCCGCATATGTCAGGGAGTGATATCGCCGTCGTGCACAATGGCATCATCGAGAACCATGAAGCGCTACGTGAATCATTAAAAGAAGCGGGCTATGCCTTCACATCACAAACTGACACAGAAGTGATTGCACACCTCGTTGATCTGGAACTCACTCGTCACGACACCTTGCTTAGCGCCGTACAGGCTACAGTGAAACAGCTCGAAGGTGCGTACGGCACGGTGGTAATGGATAGACGAGACCCAAGTCGCGTCGTCGTCGCCCGTTCGGGTAGCCCATTAGTGATCGGTTACGGCATGGGTGAGCACTTTATCGCCTCTGACCAACTCGCCCTACTCCCCGTTACCCGGCGTTTCGCCTTTTTAGAAGAAGGCGATGTTGCAGAGGTCACGCGTTTCGATGTCA
This DNA window, taken from Thaumasiovibrio subtropicus, encodes the following:
- a CDS encoding DeoR/GlpR family DNA-binding transcription regulator — its product is MTKRNTQQRRHNIVAYVNEKQEVSVDGLAKHFATSEVTIRKDLAELEKSGLLLRRFGGAVAMPQELINHENCEQVSKRKLSIAKCAASLIRDHNRIIIDSGSTTASLIYQLEEKHGLVVMTNSLNVANALNEVENDITLLMTGGTWDPHSEAFQGQVAESVLRSYDFDQLFIGADGIDLERGTTTFNELIGLSRVMAEVSRQVIVMVESEKIGRRIPNLELAFEHIHTLVTDNELTKEYKTKLEKMGVKVICAPDTQD